A single Stigmatella aurantiaca DNA region contains:
- a CDS encoding glycoside hydrolase family 57 protein, translating to MSQGSLALVLHAHLPFVRHPEHEDFLEEDWLYEAISETYLPLLLVFDELVEEGVPFRLTLSLTPTLVSMLRDELLMKRYARKLDRLCELGALEAHRTRDDATFGPIARFYQDHFEALRVAWHGRYGGDLVSAFRRLQDAGYLEIVTCCATHGFLPLMQDTPEAVRAQITVAASHYRQTFGRDPPGIWLAECGYFPGVERFLAAERIRYFFVDTHGLTDASPRPLYGPFAPIYTEAGVAAYARDPESSQQVWSAESGYPGDPLYREFYRDIGWDLDLNYIRPFIQPTGDRKNTGFKYYRITGKTPDKLPYSPQEAHARAAEHAADFLRNRERQVDFLAPRMNGRRPVIVAPYDAELFGHWWFEGPQFLGSLIRQVARDSRKLRLVTPSDDLRECPENQVATPPLSSWGSGGYASMWLDGSNDWIYRHLLQCARQMVALTREHPDASALKRRALNQAARELLLAQSSDWAFIMKTGTMVDYAVHRTREHILRFLRLSGQIRDGNIDEGWLSQLEARNNIFPEIDYRVYRPL from the coding sequence ATGAGTCAGGGCTCCCTGGCGCTGGTTCTCCACGCGCACCTGCCGTTCGTCCGCCACCCGGAGCACGAGGACTTCCTCGAGGAGGATTGGCTCTACGAGGCCATCTCCGAGACCTACCTGCCGCTGCTGCTCGTCTTCGACGAGCTGGTGGAGGAGGGGGTGCCGTTCCGGCTCACCCTGTCGCTCACCCCCACGCTCGTGAGCATGCTGCGGGATGAGCTGCTGATGAAGCGCTACGCGCGCAAGCTGGACCGGCTCTGCGAACTGGGCGCGCTCGAGGCCCACCGCACCCGCGATGACGCCACCTTCGGCCCCATCGCCCGCTTCTACCAGGACCACTTCGAGGCGCTCCGGGTGGCCTGGCACGGGCGCTACGGGGGCGACCTGGTCAGCGCGTTCCGGCGGCTCCAGGACGCGGGGTACCTGGAGATCGTCACCTGCTGCGCCACCCATGGCTTCCTGCCGCTCATGCAGGACACGCCCGAGGCGGTGCGCGCGCAGATCACCGTGGCGGCCAGCCACTACCGGCAGACGTTCGGAAGGGATCCGCCGGGCATCTGGCTGGCCGAGTGCGGCTACTTCCCCGGGGTGGAGCGGTTCCTGGCCGCCGAGCGCATCCGCTATTTCTTCGTGGACACGCACGGGCTGACGGATGCGTCGCCCCGTCCGCTGTATGGCCCCTTCGCGCCCATCTATACGGAGGCGGGTGTGGCGGCGTACGCGAGGGATCCGGAGAGCTCCCAGCAGGTGTGGAGCGCCGAGAGCGGCTACCCGGGGGACCCGCTCTACCGCGAGTTCTACCGGGACATCGGCTGGGACCTGGACCTGAACTACATCCGGCCCTTCATCCAGCCCACGGGCGACCGGAAGAACACCGGCTTCAAGTACTACCGCATTACGGGCAAGACGCCCGACAAGCTCCCGTACTCACCCCAGGAGGCCCACGCGCGCGCGGCGGAGCACGCCGCCGACTTCTTGCGCAACCGCGAGCGGCAGGTGGACTTCCTGGCCCCGCGCATGAACGGCCGCCGCCCGGTGATTGTGGCCCCGTATGACGCGGAGCTGTTCGGCCACTGGTGGTTCGAGGGCCCTCAGTTCCTGGGCAGCCTCATCCGCCAGGTGGCCCGGGACTCCCGGAAGCTCCGGCTCGTCACCCCCTCGGATGACCTGCGCGAGTGCCCGGAGAACCAGGTGGCCACGCCCCCGCTGTCCTCCTGGGGCTCGGGGGGCTATGCCTCCATGTGGCTGGACGGCTCCAACGATTGGATCTACCGGCACCTGCTCCAGTGTGCGCGGCAGATGGTGGCCCTGACGCGGGAGCACCCCGATGCCTCGGCCTTGAAGCGCCGGGCCCTCAACCAGGCGGCACGCGAGCTGTTGCTCGCCCAGTCCTCGGATTGGGCCTTCATCATGAAGACGGGCACCATGGTGGACTACGCCGTCCACCGGACCCGGGAACACATCCTGCGCTTCCTGCGGCTGAGCGGGCAGATCCGGGACGGGAATATCGACGAGGGGTGGCTTTCCCAACTCGAGGCCCGGAACAACATCTTTCCGGAAATCGACTATCGGGTGTACCGCCCCCTCTGA
- a CDS encoding DUF4912 domain-containing protein: MDDFKRVTVKHLRELARRYLGRGYSKLTKNELLVALAGRVPGLKTLARLSRNKLEAWFPSKRSQAPSPPREPARPMPPRPAPEKAPERAARTPTPAPLPEGAHKPAQVVNFPRRVKSLRTVEEEAGGMEGGEAPHAAEPVGEGFFVARVQGEAEARRHHLTEEHSPRAMGGNLGYEENLGELPVDYGDDLAVVLARDPSTLFVTWNFSAITRSRALEGLDQPRAILRVFDGDKLVREEEFALESRSFYLYGLPPGHSYRVEVHFVGRDGRSRRLSQGSPRIALPPEGPSPDTSVRFMHMPPPPQHPVLGSATGPLRPTAAEGASSGEREYITWRRVPLPGSQEAALVPEVRRERVPTGAPAPGEAASGPYLDVSRPPLGSSEQNLELARYLEGSRPGGSSEQPLKQAPQQAVPPPPAGAPGQSTELARYLEGFRPTGSSEQPLERAWSLETARPKASFGQSQELAQYLESFRPVGSSEQRQELARYLASFRSVGSSEQNLELAQYLESLRPAGSSEQNLDFSRHPDGAAAQRADLEKYLAAFSRRHEGSSEHLSGGAAPGSSDWRPSQSGRGR, translated from the coding sequence ATGGACGACTTCAAGCGCGTCACCGTGAAGCACCTGCGGGAGCTGGCCCGGAGGTACCTGGGCCGCGGCTACAGCAAGCTCACCAAGAACGAGCTTCTCGTGGCCCTGGCTGGTCGCGTCCCCGGCCTGAAGACCCTGGCTCGCCTCTCCCGGAACAAGCTGGAGGCGTGGTTTCCCAGCAAGCGCTCGCAAGCCCCTTCGCCCCCTCGGGAACCGGCCCGCCCCATGCCGCCCCGGCCTGCGCCCGAGAAGGCGCCCGAGCGGGCTGCCAGGACGCCCACCCCCGCGCCCCTCCCGGAAGGGGCCCACAAGCCTGCCCAGGTGGTGAACTTTCCGCGCAGGGTGAAATCGCTCCGGACCGTGGAAGAGGAGGCCGGGGGGATGGAAGGCGGCGAGGCCCCGCATGCCGCGGAGCCGGTCGGCGAGGGCTTCTTCGTCGCGAGGGTGCAGGGGGAGGCCGAGGCGCGCCGCCACCACCTCACCGAGGAGCATTCCCCCCGCGCGATGGGGGGAAACCTGGGGTACGAGGAGAACCTGGGGGAGCTGCCGGTGGACTACGGGGATGATCTCGCCGTGGTGCTGGCGAGGGATCCGTCCACGCTCTTCGTGACCTGGAACTTCAGTGCCATCACCCGGAGCCGGGCGCTCGAAGGGCTGGATCAGCCCCGGGCCATCCTGCGCGTCTTCGACGGCGACAAGCTGGTGCGCGAGGAGGAGTTCGCGCTCGAATCCCGCAGCTTCTACCTCTATGGGCTGCCGCCCGGGCATTCCTACCGGGTGGAGGTGCACTTCGTCGGCCGGGATGGCCGCTCGCGCCGGCTGTCCCAGGGCAGCCCGCGCATTGCACTGCCGCCGGAGGGCCCCTCCCCGGACACCTCGGTGCGCTTCATGCACATGCCGCCGCCGCCCCAGCACCCCGTGCTGGGCAGTGCCACCGGTCCGCTCCGGCCCACGGCCGCGGAGGGGGCTTCCTCCGGGGAGCGCGAGTACATCACCTGGCGCCGCGTGCCGCTGCCCGGCAGCCAGGAGGCGGCGCTCGTGCCCGAGGTGCGGCGGGAGCGCGTTCCCACCGGGGCGCCCGCGCCGGGGGAGGCCGCCTCCGGACCCTATCTGGACGTGTCCCGGCCGCCCCTCGGCTCGTCCGAGCAGAACCTGGAGCTGGCCCGGTACCTGGAGGGCTCCCGCCCTGGAGGCTCGTCCGAGCAGCCCCTGAAGCAGGCCCCGCAGCAGGCGGTTCCCCCTCCACCGGCAGGGGCCCCTGGGCAGAGCACGGAGCTGGCCCGGTACCTGGAGGGCTTCCGCCCCACGGGCTCCTCCGAGCAGCCCCTGGAGCGGGCCTGGTCCCTGGAGACCGCCCGTCCCAAGGCGTCCTTCGGGCAGAGCCAGGAGCTGGCCCAATACCTGGAGTCCTTCCGGCCGGTAGGCTCCTCCGAGCAGCGCCAGGAGCTGGCCCGGTACCTGGCCTCCTTCCGGTCGGTGGGCTCCTCCGAGCAGAACCTGGAGCTGGCGCAGTACCTGGAGTCCTTGCGTCCGGCGGGCTCCTCCGAGCAGAACCTGGACTTCTCGCGGCACCCGGATGGGGCCGCCGCGCAGCGGGCGGATCTCGAGAAGTACCTGGCGGCGTTCTCCCGCCGCCACGAGGGCTCCTCCGAGCATCTTTCGGGGGGCGCCGCGCCGGGCAGCAGTGACTGGAGGCCGTCCCAGTCGGGGCGGGGGAGATAG
- a CDS encoding glycosyltransferase family 4 protein, translated as MSDLPRLLLCSFDVIPGPSGSSRRLTEYLKALPDRFSVVVLSAKTPDHSHIEKYQGARLLRVPVGSGDLASRIQAFERAVRRQLESEEYTLAHFMDPFGGYALCERKGDYGYRLIYEAQTFSSQELPYTHPQTEGDKRFLAKVRRQELFCLMNADRVITASQTTRAYIQSLGASTEQTRVLRAPVDLAPYRPEVLGKPDGTPMRLMYLGSQAGWQGLPVLLRAMALAVEQQAQVRLTLVGARHPDWQPHLEDLAKELGIHEHVEFQPPVLHDDVAKVLALADVGVLPLDDVDRNRLQGGPLAKVSEYFAAGRPVITSDLPVTRELIPGDAAVFHAPGNARELAERILELAQDVPRRVELGRRAREFAEQEFDAGLIRGQLLDIYDDLLGQAPLSVSAPVDEPLPTMVGTPTGRLALMGPPETKPAPAGAKPTAAEAPAEPSKPPTLPPIPWKKGSGREELPLVRGQVLEEGLDTRLIKTEPDARPNEPPVVMGLPLRDKAAEERKSPTREGLPATPPPLRPSSSFLRKEEPPALPPRSVPTVAAQEPPTPIVPLKTLERNRPSGTFRAEPPPLRPSTSLPSVGAREAKPGAEPLPAPDASSDKARPPSTPPALPPRGARMSGSWPAIPPKQPPAEPPPKAAAEALPEGEAEEISDDEAQEIPEAEAQPVPAAARPEEPEEISNEEIQETPEVVEGVELAEGVDPKEEAPIAVADDMLEVSTPGSPALAEEPAPPAEPPAPEPPVSALDPWFAQLAHGYCPPEGAQFARHTPPTTFPGRDEEPTDPSREPPAPRFQGAARGKSS; from the coding sequence TTGAGCGACCTGCCCAGACTCCTGCTGTGCAGCTTCGACGTCATCCCCGGACCGTCGGGCTCGTCGCGCCGATTGACCGAGTACCTCAAGGCGTTGCCGGATCGCTTCTCCGTCGTGGTCCTCTCCGCCAAGACGCCGGATCACTCCCACATCGAGAAGTACCAGGGCGCGCGCCTGCTGCGCGTGCCGGTGGGCTCGGGCGATCTCGCCTCGCGCATCCAGGCCTTCGAGCGCGCCGTGCGGCGCCAGCTCGAGAGCGAGGAGTACACCCTCGCCCACTTCATGGATCCGTTCGGCGGCTATGCCCTGTGCGAGCGGAAGGGGGACTACGGCTACCGCCTCATCTATGAGGCGCAGACCTTCTCCTCCCAGGAGCTGCCCTACACCCACCCTCAGACCGAGGGCGACAAGCGCTTCCTGGCCAAGGTCCGCCGTCAGGAGCTGTTCTGCCTGATGAACGCCGACCGGGTCATCACCGCCTCGCAAACCACCCGCGCCTACATCCAGTCCCTGGGGGCCAGCACGGAGCAGACCCGGGTCCTGCGCGCGCCGGTGGATCTGGCCCCCTACCGGCCGGAGGTGCTCGGCAAGCCGGATGGCACCCCCATGCGGCTCATGTACCTGGGCAGCCAGGCCGGGTGGCAGGGGCTGCCCGTGCTCCTGCGGGCCATGGCCCTGGCGGTGGAGCAGCAGGCCCAAGTGCGGCTGACGCTGGTGGGCGCGCGCCACCCCGACTGGCAGCCCCATCTGGAGGACCTGGCCAAGGAGCTGGGGATCCACGAGCACGTGGAGTTCCAGCCCCCGGTCCTGCACGACGATGTGGCCAAGGTGCTGGCGCTCGCGGACGTGGGCGTGCTGCCGCTGGATGACGTGGACCGCAACCGCCTCCAGGGCGGCCCCCTGGCCAAGGTCTCCGAGTACTTCGCCGCGGGCCGGCCGGTCATCACCTCGGATCTCCCGGTGACGCGCGAGCTGATCCCCGGGGATGCGGCGGTCTTCCACGCCCCGGGCAACGCCCGGGAGCTGGCTGAGCGCATCCTCGAGCTGGCGCAGGACGTCCCACGCCGGGTGGAGCTGGGACGGCGGGCGCGCGAGTTCGCCGAGCAAGAGTTCGACGCAGGCCTCATCCGGGGGCAGCTTCTGGACATCTATGATGATCTGCTCGGCCAGGCCCCGCTGTCCGTGTCCGCCCCGGTGGATGAACCCTTGCCCACGATGGTGGGTACCCCCACGGGGCGTCTGGCCCTGATGGGCCCCCCCGAGACCAAGCCCGCGCCCGCCGGGGCCAAGCCCACGGCCGCGGAGGCCCCCGCCGAGCCCAGCAAGCCCCCCACGCTCCCGCCCATCCCCTGGAAGAAGGGCTCGGGGCGCGAGGAGCTGCCCCTCGTCCGGGGCCAGGTGCTGGAGGAGGGCCTCGATACCCGCCTGATCAAGACCGAGCCCGACGCACGGCCCAATGAGCCGCCGGTGGTGATGGGGCTGCCCCTGCGGGACAAGGCCGCCGAGGAGCGGAAGTCCCCCACGCGCGAAGGGCTGCCCGCGACGCCCCCGCCCCTGCGCCCCTCGTCCTCCTTCCTCCGCAAGGAGGAGCCCCCGGCGCTCCCCCCCCGTTCGGTGCCCACCGTCGCGGCGCAGGAGCCGCCCACCCCCATCGTCCCCCTCAAGACGCTGGAGCGGAACCGTCCGTCGGGGACCTTCCGGGCGGAGCCCCCGCCGCTGCGGCCCTCCACCTCCTTGCCCTCCGTCGGGGCGCGGGAGGCAAAGCCGGGCGCCGAGCCCCTGCCGGCACCGGACGCCTCCTCCGACAAGGCCCGGCCCCCGTCCACCCCTCCCGCCCTGCCCCCCCGCGGCGCGCGGATGTCAGGGAGCTGGCCCGCCATCCCCCCGAAGCAGCCCCCAGCGGAGCCGCCCCCCAAGGCCGCGGCCGAAGCGCTTCCGGAGGGGGAGGCCGAGGAGATCTCGGACGACGAGGCCCAGGAGATTCCCGAAGCCGAGGCGCAGCCGGTCCCGGCGGCCGCCCGGCCCGAGGAGCCCGAGGAGATCAGCAACGAGGAGATCCAGGAGACGCCCGAGGTGGTGGAGGGAGTCGAACTCGCCGAAGGGGTGGATCCCAAGGAGGAGGCCCCCATCGCCGTCGCGGACGACATGCTGGAGGTCTCCACCCCGGGCAGCCCCGCCCTGGCCGAGGAGCCCGCCCCTCCTGCCGAGCCGCCCGCTCCGGAGCCCCCCGTCTCGGCGCTGGATCCCTGGTTTGCCCAGTTGGCCCACGGCTACTGCCCCCCAGAAGGCGCGCAGTTCGCCCGGCACACCCCGCCCACCACCTTCCCCGGACGTGATGAGGAGCCAACAGATCCGTCCCGGGAGCCGCCCGCCCCCCGCTTCCAGGGGGCCGCGCGGGGCAAGTCCTCGTGA
- a CDS encoding response regulator produces the protein MERRVLIIESQNDFALSMATVLKSAGYQTAMATTAAEAQREMEKRRPDLVVLRAELPDQSGFTLCGQIKKGKWGQNLKVLLLSSDTGQDGLNQHRQTPGAADGYLIIPFEMGELASLSSDIMPPGTEDSEDASLDSALSGNGSREAPPPMPPPLKAPLAGAPPKLPKRERRSAITDEDRGFLDRAFQSIADRKAELLAESRQLKRTPPKRELMGTPEGKIQVLRDELKVREAQLARLSEIWSVRERELVSVEDRLHEKDVELQGLKMQVDDLLRRFNEAQSAMLQKEREHGATVDDLLLQKFSAEKDLIEVVASKEKDINVLKREVNNRDEELSRRATELDTARAEYDKLEKQYGVATLEFEVREQKLDETLRGHEADIAQLRKRGEELDNTLAQTVSERDQRYAELEGEIQALQERLQQTEQERDTTVRALEQRALSAEDHGAQSDAEIERLKAERAALEARLNQQISELEADIARTTGERDQLKLDKDAQEEELTQQLNERDAKLATLERELADTIARNEHHEAELNSTIQQHLERIGELEGEVEALKAHLADREAELTGELEALTQAKNALEVDLTGQLEASQRTGEQLQARIVSLDETVAQRDTTIEGLQTDVSDRDAKIADLTGNLEATSQTLTETQATLATTEETLSTTRGELEATSQALSETQATLTRTEETLSSTRGELEATSQTLSETQTTLATTEETLSSTRGELEATSQTLSETQTTLARTEETLTSTRGELEATSETLAKTQAILATTEETLSTTRGELEATSQTLSETQTTLASTEETLSSTRGELEATSETLAKTQATLQQTLAELAQTTTVRDELSVELDDTRSTLEYTRNELALTSQSLFTRDGELKTARGEIDRLSGVLSATEQAKAALEEDLTGQIGQLRAELSETQGNYEAERSAHQKLAEETTAQIQALTTERDGLSQQLSTTQETLSSTQDQLAQTRDTLDDEQTAHEATQKRAAQVQADLESQLADAKDHGQELESHLAHTKQELGTRVAEVTQLTSQLAHSEDARHDLETRLHTLTEESQRREEMLQSDLAGKSQELSDTLRKLSSVTQEKQRQTEVLTREVTAKTEQLKQLDAKLEQQTAEAKRQADALQQQVAQLSGELDGVRKESAEQLRQAGNAQTKLTSERDTLAGQLQQSESRLQQQNQAQANERAEAKRATDELARKLAAAEARVAQLTQEGQQRAAEADTKLKEAQTQLTTRARKIQELELAVENSVSTKARLEKELTTKATAAEAKANEASAKLATLQRERKELEAKQLKELEDLNAKQKAELERRDAIKTQEVARLQQSVQEKSKALKVAELELARYKSKSPAPAGAPAAAKPGAKPAEDDGAAAAAPARPAAKAAAPAARPAGAPAAKKPAAAPAPETDGLPEDFGSGDRTVMVPLASMKSEDDDWSSIVDDLDKS, from the coding sequence ATGGAGCGTCGGGTCCTCATCATCGAAAGCCAGAATGACTTTGCCCTCAGCATGGCCACCGTGCTCAAGAGCGCGGGTTACCAAACGGCCATGGCCACCACTGCGGCGGAAGCCCAGCGGGAGATGGAGAAACGCCGGCCGGATCTCGTGGTGCTCCGCGCCGAGCTCCCGGATCAGTCCGGCTTCACCCTCTGTGGCCAGATCAAGAAGGGGAAGTGGGGCCAGAATCTGAAGGTGTTGCTGCTGTCCTCCGACACCGGCCAGGACGGGCTCAACCAGCACCGCCAGACGCCGGGCGCCGCGGACGGCTACCTCATCATCCCCTTCGAGATGGGAGAGCTGGCCTCGCTCAGCTCCGACATCATGCCGCCCGGCACGGAGGACTCCGAGGATGCGTCGCTGGACTCCGCGCTGTCCGGCAACGGCTCGCGCGAGGCCCCGCCGCCCATGCCTCCGCCCCTGAAGGCCCCGCTGGCCGGGGCGCCTCCCAAGCTGCCCAAGCGCGAGCGCCGCAGCGCCATCACGGACGAGGACCGGGGCTTCCTGGACCGGGCCTTCCAGTCCATCGCGGACCGCAAGGCGGAGCTGCTCGCCGAGTCCCGCCAGCTCAAGCGCACCCCGCCCAAGCGCGAGCTGATGGGCACCCCCGAGGGGAAGATCCAGGTCCTGCGCGACGAGCTGAAGGTGCGCGAGGCGCAACTGGCGCGGCTGTCGGAGATCTGGAGCGTGCGCGAGCGCGAGCTGGTCTCCGTCGAGGACCGCCTCCACGAGAAGGACGTGGAGCTGCAGGGCCTGAAGATGCAGGTGGACGACCTGCTGCGCCGCTTCAACGAGGCGCAGTCGGCCATGCTCCAGAAGGAGCGTGAGCACGGCGCCACCGTGGATGACCTGCTCCTGCAGAAGTTCTCGGCCGAGAAGGACCTCATCGAGGTCGTCGCGTCCAAGGAAAAGGACATCAACGTCCTCAAGCGCGAGGTCAACAACCGCGACGAGGAGCTGTCGCGCCGCGCCACCGAGCTGGACACCGCGCGCGCCGAGTACGACAAGCTGGAGAAGCAGTACGGCGTGGCCACGCTGGAGTTCGAGGTCCGCGAGCAGAAGCTCGACGAGACCCTCCGCGGCCACGAGGCGGACATCGCCCAGCTGCGCAAGCGCGGCGAGGAGCTGGACAACACCCTCGCCCAGACCGTCAGCGAGCGCGACCAGCGCTACGCCGAGCTGGAGGGCGAGATCCAGGCGCTCCAGGAGCGGCTGCAGCAGACCGAGCAGGAGCGCGACACCACCGTGCGCGCCCTGGAGCAGCGCGCCCTGTCCGCCGAGGACCACGGCGCCCAGTCCGACGCGGAGATCGAACGGCTCAAGGCCGAGCGCGCCGCGCTGGAGGCCCGGCTCAACCAGCAGATCTCCGAGCTGGAAGCCGACATCGCCCGCACCACCGGGGAGCGGGATCAGCTCAAGCTCGACAAGGACGCGCAGGAAGAAGAGCTCACCCAGCAGCTCAACGAGCGCGACGCGAAGCTCGCCACGCTCGAGCGCGAGCTGGCCGACACCATCGCCCGCAACGAGCACCACGAGGCGGAGCTCAACTCCACCATCCAGCAGCACCTGGAGCGCATCGGTGAGCTGGAGGGCGAAGTCGAAGCGCTCAAGGCCCACCTGGCCGACCGCGAAGCCGAGCTGACCGGCGAGTTGGAGGCCCTGACTCAGGCCAAGAACGCGCTGGAAGTGGACCTCACGGGCCAGCTCGAGGCCTCGCAGCGCACCGGCGAGCAGCTCCAGGCGCGCATCGTCTCCCTGGACGAGACGGTCGCCCAGCGCGACACCACCATCGAAGGGCTGCAGACGGACGTCTCCGACCGCGACGCGAAGATCGCGGACCTGACGGGCAACCTGGAGGCCACCTCCCAGACGCTCACGGAGACCCAGGCCACCCTGGCCACCACGGAGGAGACGCTCTCCACCACCCGCGGCGAGCTGGAGGCCACCTCCCAGGCGCTCTCCGAGACGCAGGCCACCCTCACCCGGACCGAGGAGACGCTCTCTTCCACCCGCGGCGAGCTGGAGGCCACCTCCCAGACGCTCTCCGAGACGCAGACCACCCTGGCCACCACGGAGGAGACGCTCTCCTCTACCCGCGGCGAGCTGGAGGCCACCTCCCAGACGCTCTCTGAGACGCAGACCACCCTGGCCCGGACCGAGGAGACCCTCACCAGCACGCGCGGCGAGCTGGAGGCCACCTCCGAGACGCTGGCGAAGACCCAGGCCATCCTGGCCACCACGGAGGAGACGCTCTCCACCACCCGCGGCGAGCTGGAGGCCACCTCCCAGACGCTCTCCGAGACGCAGACCACCCTGGCCTCCACGGAGGAGACGCTCTCCTCTACCCGCGGCGAGTTGGAGGCCACCTCCGAGACGCTGGCGAAGACCCAGGCCACCCTGCAGCAGACGCTCGCGGAGCTGGCGCAGACCACCACCGTCCGGGACGAGCTGTCCGTCGAGCTGGACGACACCCGCTCCACGCTGGAGTACACGCGCAACGAGCTGGCCCTCACCTCCCAGTCGCTCTTCACCCGCGATGGCGAGCTGAAGACGGCGCGCGGGGAGATCGACCGGCTCAGCGGCGTGCTCAGCGCCACCGAGCAGGCCAAGGCGGCCCTGGAGGAGGACCTCACCGGCCAGATTGGCCAGCTGCGCGCCGAGCTGTCCGAGACGCAGGGCAACTACGAGGCCGAGCGCTCCGCGCACCAGAAGCTCGCCGAGGAGACCACCGCGCAGATCCAGGCGCTCACCACCGAGCGGGATGGGCTGAGCCAGCAGCTCAGCACCACCCAGGAGACGCTGTCCTCCACCCAGGATCAGCTCGCCCAGACGCGGGACACGCTCGACGACGAGCAGACGGCGCACGAGGCTACCCAGAAGCGCGCGGCCCAGGTGCAGGCGGACCTGGAGTCGCAGCTCGCCGACGCGAAGGACCACGGCCAGGAGCTGGAGTCCCACCTCGCCCACACGAAGCAGGAGCTCGGCACGCGCGTGGCCGAGGTGACGCAGCTCACCTCCCAGCTCGCGCACTCCGAGGACGCGCGGCACGACCTCGAGACGCGGCTGCACACGCTCACCGAGGAGTCGCAGCGCCGCGAGGAGATGCTGCAGAGCGACCTCGCCGGCAAGAGCCAGGAGCTGTCGGACACGCTGCGCAAGCTGTCCTCCGTCACCCAGGAGAAGCAGCGCCAGACCGAGGTCCTCACCCGCGAGGTGACGGCCAAGACCGAGCAGCTCAAACAGCTCGACGCCAAGCTGGAGCAGCAGACCGCCGAGGCCAAGCGCCAGGCGGACGCGCTCCAGCAGCAGGTGGCCCAGCTCAGTGGCGAGCTGGACGGGGTCCGCAAGGAGAGCGCCGAGCAGCTTCGCCAGGCGGGCAACGCCCAGACGAAGCTCACCTCCGAGCGCGACACCCTGGCCGGCCAGCTCCAGCAGTCCGAGAGCCGGCTCCAGCAGCAGAACCAGGCGCAGGCCAACGAGCGCGCCGAGGCCAAGCGGGCCACGGACGAACTCGCCCGGAAGCTCGCCGCCGCCGAGGCCCGCGTCGCCCAGCTCACCCAGGAGGGCCAGCAGCGCGCCGCCGAGGCGGACACCAAGCTCAAGGAGGCGCAGACGCAGCTCACCACCCGCGCCCGGAAGATCCAGGAGCTGGAGCTGGCGGTGGAGAACTCCGTCAGCACCAAGGCCCGCCTGGAGAAAGAGCTCACCACCAAGGCCACCGCCGCCGAGGCCAAGGCCAACGAGGCGTCCGCCAAGCTCGCCACCCTGCAGCGCGAGCGCAAGGAGCTCGAGGCCAAGCAGCTCAAGGAGCTCGAGGACCTCAACGCCAAGCAGAAGGCGGAGCTGGAGCGCCGCGACGCCATCAAGACCCAGGAAGTCGCCCGCCTGCAGCAGTCCGTGCAGGAGAAGAGCAAGGCGCTCAAGGTCGCCGAGCTGGAGCTGGCCCGCTACAAGAGCAAGTCCCCTGCACCCGCGGGGGCTCCTGCCGCCGCCAAGCCGGGGGCGAAGCCCGCCGAGGACGATGGCGCCGCCGCCGCCGCCCCGGCCCGTCCGGCCGCCAAGGCCGCGGCCCCCGCGGCTCGCCCCGCTGGAGCCCCGGCCGCCAAGAAGCCCGCGGCGGCCCCGGCTCCGGAGACGGACGGCCTGCCGGAGGACTTCGGCTCGGGGGACCGCACCGTCATGGTGCCGCTGGCCTCGATGAAGAGCGAGGACGACGACTGGTCGTCCATCGTGGACGATCTGGACAAGTCGTAA
- a CDS encoding AAA family ATPase, with translation MSPPSTPSPVRFFSSVEDAAASLEQVGYLTSPEIATACFLADRMGKPILVEGPAGVGKTELSKALAQALGRGFLRLQCYEGLDEAKALYEWEYAKQLLYTQLLKDKIGETVAGTTTLAEAADRLASSDAVFFSERFLLPRPVLQALLSERPALLLVDEIDKADPEFEAFLLEVLSDNAVTIPELGTFRAKHIPRVILTSNNARELSDALKRRCLHLHIDFPDRERELRIVRARLPEVAQALAEQVVEAVAALRTLDLKKAPSISETLDWAQSLALLNAEALSADVVVSTLNLVLKYEGDIEKAKAHLSQIAQA, from the coding sequence GTGAGCCCTCCCTCGACGCCCTCCCCGGTCCGCTTCTTCTCCAGCGTGGAGGACGCGGCAGCCTCCCTGGAGCAAGTGGGGTACCTGACCTCCCCTGAGATCGCCACCGCCTGTTTTCTCGCGGACCGGATGGGCAAGCCCATCCTCGTCGAGGGCCCCGCGGGGGTGGGCAAGACGGAGCTGTCCAAGGCGCTCGCCCAGGCGCTGGGCCGCGGGTTCCTCCGGCTCCAGTGCTACGAGGGGCTGGACGAGGCCAAGGCGCTCTACGAGTGGGAGTACGCCAAGCAACTGCTCTACACGCAGCTGTTGAAGGACAAGATCGGCGAGACGGTGGCGGGCACCACCACGCTGGCGGAGGCGGCGGACCGGCTGGCCTCCAGCGACGCGGTCTTCTTCTCCGAGCGCTTCCTGCTGCCGCGGCCGGTGCTCCAGGCGCTGCTGTCCGAGCGCCCCGCCCTGCTGCTGGTGGATGAAATCGACAAGGCGGATCCGGAGTTCGAGGCGTTCCTGTTGGAGGTGCTCTCGGACAACGCGGTGACGATTCCAGAGCTGGGCACCTTCCGGGCCAAGCACATCCCGCGCGTCATCCTCACCTCCAACAACGCGCGCGAGCTGTCGGATGCGCTCAAGCGCCGGTGCCTGCACCTGCACATCGACTTCCCGGACCGGGAGCGCGAGCTGCGCATCGTCCGGGCCCGGCTGCCCGAGGTGGCCCAGGCGCTCGCCGAGCAGGTGGTGGAGGCGGTGGCGGCCCTGCGCACGCTGGACCTGAAGAAGGCCCCGTCGATCAGCGAGACGCTGGACTGGGCGCAGAGCCTGGCGCTGCTGAACGCCGAGGCGCTCAGCGCGGATGTGGTGGTCTCCACGCTCAACCTCGTCCTCAAGTACGAGGGCGATATCGAGAAGGCCAAGGCCCACCTGTCGCAGATCGCCCAAGCCTGA